In Diadema setosum chromosome 7, eeDiaSeto1, whole genome shotgun sequence, the DNA window CAGTCTTGTAAGTTGtactgtgtgtgcgtgcacaTTAATCTTCCATTGTCATATAAGATCTCTTCAATCAAGCAGTATTGCTGATAATGCTTTTGAGTCGAAAATAAAGGGGGACCTGAAAATGAGCATACATGCCATACTTTCCTTTTCTGAAAATCAACCAAAGAGGCCATTACAAATTATACAGAGACCAAGTGTAAGTGGCAAAGAATAACAATCTTCTAGAATGTGATCAGAACAGATTTTCTGCTTACCTGGACTATGGCACATATAGTGAACCCATCCTTGACTCTGCTGAACTCCAATTTGTCTCCATTCTGTCTCTGTCATGAGATGATTTGGAACCAGCTTTGCTATATCCTTGGGCAGCATTACATGTCTGTACACACAAGGGGGGAAAAGTACAACATGGCCAACTGTTAGGAAattacttgtacattgtaagttaaagaaaattttgtttttgttgattcaCCCCTCCACCATGAAATGAGAATGATTTTAATTCGAAAGAAAAAGTGTACTTTTTCTTTCGAAAAAGGGGCTGACTGGGGCCTTATACAGTAAGACAAACAGTTACCGTACTGTACTCACCTTTAGATAGTCATGTGACTGTGAGTAAAAGTCCTTTTGATGAGACCAAGTACTCTACTTGCCTTGGCAGTAACTTTGTGTCATAATACAATACAACAATTCCCATGAAGAGTGAAATTGAGTTAAGGAGAAAAATACACTCTTTGATCATCTCAATAACCCCCAGATTATCATTCTAATCATCTAAATGCATCTGAGGTTCTCTGCGACCATGGACCATGGAGCATTTGTGACATTTTCATGATTAAATTTGAGCTGCCATATTCAGGACCAGTGCTCAAGTTTGTGGATGCATGGTTTGCTGCAGTAACTGTACAATCATTGTAACTGTGTTCAAGTGTATCACCAGGATCACCCTACGTTAATTGACCGTCAGCATTTGGCATCGCCATTGATTGTTTGCAAACAGTCTCACGTAACAAGAGTCCACCAAACAAGAGTCCAGATGCAGATTCATTGCTCTAGGATACAACCACATGTGTGTGGCTGCAGCTGGGTGGTAAACTGGAAGTTCCATACTGAGTCACTGCCTTGAAAGGAATAGTCTTTGTGCTGATACTGTTGAGGCAATCGCACTTCAAATCTGTAACTTTAACAAAGGTATGTTAGGACCCTAAACAGTAAATTAAATAAACACAATGACCAGATGACCACTGGAAACAGAAGCATAAATGCCATAATAAATTCAGATTTAGTCCCTGACCCTggcctgttttttgtttgtttgtttgtttatttttttacacaattTCTGTTGATGTTAAATGTCTAAATCCAGAATAGCAGATTACagttgtacataaattgactaCCCTGTGGAGTGTGGATAGGGCCTTCATCACGATGATTACATTCCAGGCCCAGGATTGGATCTGTTGGAAGGCCAGCTCCAACACAAACAGTTAACACTAGCTGTCGCCCATAATTTAACCATACAACGCCGTCCAAAATTTGCTACATGTTGAATCCTAAACAGAAAAATCCATCTGTCTGGAGGAGTGTTTTAtcatattactatcattattattatttttttttttaaatacttttaTGGCTCTCCTCCTGGAttctgtgaagccagacgcagtctccgcggaacatatccccaatGACCAAATAAATcacagaccgatctttcagtCAAGTTGAACCCCGACGTTCATTTTGGACTCTTAACATTATGCTTTTGCCCATGGTTAGATTTACTGACTGGTTATCGGCACCCGCACCAAGGTTTCCTTTGAACATGTTTCTACTGACTGGGCCCTGAGCGTCTTGTTAGACTGACTCTGAGTGAAATTGTCTGACATCCACACCCATGCTTGTTAGACACAAAGACTATTGGTCATGCACCAAGCACCGACAACCAGTGGACCGACCTACTCTACTCTACAACACTAGGCCTACTTtgtgcactcccatagagatgatgatgatgatgagagtgGGGGTTGGACAACTCAACCGTGGGATAGCGCGACCCCTGGACAGCTCGACCAGGTCGAGTTGTCCAGGGTCGGGTTTGCGATTGGACAACTCGATCCCGTTCTACTCTTTACAACACTAGGCCTACTTTGTACACTCCCATAgagatggtaatgatgatgagaGTGGGGGTTGAACAACTCGACCGAGGGACAGCTCGACCAGGTCGAGTTGTCCAGGGTCGGGTTTGCGATTGGACAACTCGATCCAGTTCTATTTGTTACAGATTTttcagaatgaaacatttttttgcCACATAAATGGCATAGATTCAAGAGTTGAGTGatacaatgtaagaaaaaaaaacctatttAATTCTACaagcaatttctttttattttcagatgCTGCAAAGCATTATTTCACAGTATTTCCCTGCTCTAAAAATCTTGGTGACCAAGCTTTTTCTTGTGATGACAGCCTGTATGTTAGGTGCACTTTGTTGAGAAATTTCTGTGAAATGATATTAtcaaaagcaaacaacaaaagataatctttcatattatatacaaatgtaaattcatgcattttctatccttggtgaaaattttcatgAGCAGAGGAatcattaaattaaaaaaatcatgtctaCTTGGAATTCCCTTCGCTCATACTTTGTGGCGCGCTCAGGGTGGCGCTTGCTCCCACCGATATCAGCACAATGGGATGCGAACAGGATACAGCACCATGGGGCCCCCTCCCCTGTAGGGCTGGCTGTTGTGCAGCTTGATGAGTGGAGCAGGCTGTTTTGCTGCGCAGTTATGAAGTTGGCTTTTTTTATAGAGCAGagaaaatacagtgaaatattGTTTCACAGCATCAGAAAACAGAAAGgaattgcttttgaaatatgatttttcatACATCATTTGACTAATTTATGCCATTTGtatgacaaaaatgtgtttaCTGTAAAAATCTAATAAATAAAGTTGGGCCGAGTTGTCCAATTACAAACCCGACCCTGGACAACTTGACCCGGTTGAGCTGTCCAGGGTCGGCCTTTCTCAGTCCGTGAAATCCACTCATGAATGGGCTCCGTCTCACAAGGCACTCTCCCCCTCATGGGACTCCTCTTCACTTCTCATCCATCTCACATCTGataattttattattatagATGGATATATTGTAAATCAGAAAAAATTCTGATTTGATTAAAACTcgatttttgtcaaaacaaatctagatcagaatttttttcttcttctcatcatGGCGAGTGGACATGTGTGTGTAACAAAAATTCACAGTGCAAACTCGCAACCATTTGACTTTAAATATACATATCAGATGTGAGATGGGTGAGAAGTGAAGAGGAGACCTCATGAACACTGCGGGGAGGGAGCCTCTTTgaatagggagttttcgattgggtgaacgagaaggacgtgccgccgagcgcaactgtacgtcaaggcgtcacgtctgtacgttgacccgctgctaaaacacatttcgattttGGGCGCTggcgtcacgtctcgtggcgtgtgcaggaggcaaccaggccctgtgccttgcgtgcatataagcggaatttgtgactcgtttctgtacttgtaatatttatttttttattctttgactagatgcgtatcctgggaggaattatgtggattttaaaacatgatgcatggtaagactactaggcaaatgcactgctgcactagctaggccaaaagcaccaaaatctgtttgcttacagcattacgtgtaaatgcatgtgtgggactacggtaggcagttgcaaagtgcgaaacagtgaaaacgggcaaataaagtaggtaccagaggctgtagtttgtatgtcagcgctgctgctgtgacgtatcgagatcataagctttcatgtaattagaatataaatattctctcgaaagaaaaaggaaaacaggtgaactgagcacggatttcccgagagtcatcgtgctctttagcacgatacccgagaggagcgtgacgtcatagcaagggTGGGTTGAGCAcggcgcaaccgatttgggtggacggtgataaccggggttaacgcgttcgaaatttgtgcgataagccgagggtcgacactcgcgcatgcgcagtacgtaaaaactacgtcataacagggtgacgcctggctcaacgtgcaaatcgaaaagtccctaataTAGTAAGTCTACTACTCATGCATGGGATGTGGCGTAATACGCTGCAACATTcgaacatgaatacaaattaaaaaatatTAGGGGTATACAGGTAAATAACCTGAGGAAACAGGAGGAAatagaattgaagaaaatcctcCTTTAATAGTGATAGGGCCTAGGCTCCTACACGTAATTTGTTACACATATTTGCCCATTCACTGGATTTATACTCGTGTAGGCCCTACGTGCTTGTCAATTATATGGGAAAACGGGCAGCCAATTAAAATGATGAGCTTGCGCCGGTATACAGTGAAAAATGTCACTTGTGTACGTCGCCGAGAACTCTGTGCGTATGGTACGACTATCGAGTCAACAATCTGAGCCCCGGATTATGAATCTGTGTGGTATTTTCTGCCTCGGGTggaatgaaattcaaaggtgAAAATTAGAGATATTTTCTAAGATACTGTACAAGGTATTCATTCAAAAAGTGGTCGATGACATGAGTGGTAACCGTCCTGTCAGGTCTAACTTTACCCCAGAGCCAGAGCAGAGGTGCTCATTTATGAGCACGATGAGGGGCCCACCAGGGCAGCAGGGCCGGGGAGAGTGCCTTGTGTGTGAGACGGAACCCCCCTCGGCCCTCTTCATGATGAGCGCAATGCAATGGTCATACAGGTAGGCCTACAGATGTaaattcaggtttctaacagttTAGACTCTCATCCTCATGATTCTAGAAGATATTGCCTTGCCAGGCATGGAGCAACCTGTTGACGCTGTACCGCCTGTAACCTTGGCCGTTACTGTACACTGACTTGTGGTTAACTAATAAAGAGGGTAGTTACTTGTTGTAGACAAGTGAAGTGTAGGACTAAAACTGGTCGTTACGAGTGCAAACCATATCCATGATTTAGACCCCGTCTAGAACATACTAGATGCTAACGTAGAACTATAGAACAGTTCTAAAATTTACTTCATTATCTACAGTAAAGGACCCCCTACTTCAGTACTTGTATTGAATTAACTGATTACTAATGAGAAGTTGTTCAGACTGTAACCACGATTGTATCAACTTTAGGCCTACTCACTTCACGTTGCGGTGGGGTTAATTCTAGTGtgacttgaaatttgaattCTCCAGGGTTTTGACTTACCTATACTCGTATTTGTCGTCAAAATATTTATCTGAATAGTAAATATTCTTGGCACCCATTGTTGAAAAGTATTAAATGCTGCAGATGCTTCCTGAAATGAGCTTGAGGGACGACAAACAGAACAGGCAAGAATAAGAATTAAGATGACCAACGCCAACGTCAAAGGGCCAGGGTAAAGCACGTCCGTCTGCACTGCGCGAGAGTTTCAATTTAAAATACAGGTAGGATACACAGCACGTATCCTGCATTGTGCTATGCTATGTGTGCAAGGTGAGTATCGTATGCACACAGCACAAAAATCGTCTTTCGAACCGCCCGCTGCACAAATTGATTGGACGGAAATGTATCACGTGACTTAAAACCCCACAGCTCGATTGTGCATATATTTGTCACTAGATGGCAGCAAAGCATTATGTATAGAAGGCTCTGCTGTGTACCCATGTGTGTACCAGAGCCTTCTGAAGGCTCTGATGTGTACCGTCGGCGAACTTCGCAGCTGATGTTATAcattatatgtacatacatgtacgtatgaattctattttttttttaatcccccTGATTTTTTCCAAAATACATCCGTGAAATGCATGTGAGATTCGAAAGCCTTCGTGTTtgatatctatccatctgtttTTCTTGTTACATTTCAATAATACATCTTTTGAACTTTTTACTTTTGCTCCCCAACAAAATATGATGCAAAAATACAGACCACAGACTCATTTGCTATTCTTTTTTCACTCAATACACTGGAGCACCTTGCACTGGCATTGTGATTCTCcgccccaaaaaaaaaaaaaagaaaagaaaagaagaagaaataaatgaaaaaaaaaaatagaataaaaaaaaaaaatccctcgtAAATTGACATTAACCTCATTGGGGTACATTTATAATTGATTACACCCGCAACCCCACCAACCCACACCCTCACTCAGCATCTTTAGTATACGGTTACGTGAAACCCGCAGGCTCAATGACGTTTTGTGACAGACGTAGACACTATTCTATCACTCTAcaggggcgtcgatcctggaaggggggggggggtgtcccccctaaAAATATGGGGCGTGTACTATTATCATTTGTCCCTCCCCCAAATAATTCTAGAGATGTAgaaagtgtttttaattcttttttctttcctttctttctttttttttttttgatagaaaactgtctaatTATTTCACCGAaaatgtgcaccagattgttgaatttcaattctgaaaaatgcaaaatttcccTTGCGTCAAATGCCCTCCCCCTCGGCTCGGTCCATTCccattttttattgtacttCTAGattgacaatttccgaattatTTCATCGAAAGACAGTGTTCACCAGATGTGTCACTTCAGTTCTAGAACGCAAAAGTACCCTCCCCCTGCTATAAGCCTCCACTATATCCATTGATTATTCCTTCACCTTGGGGATtgacaattttccaaatattccaccaaaagtgtgcaccatgcagatcgctgaattgcaatcataaaaaaaaaaatgcaaacgcTCCCTCATAGGGGTGCCTCCTCCCACATCCTTCCCCACGCTTGGTCTCCCTTCTTAGTTGcatatagtggataagactcccgactcccgatcggaggacccgagttcgaatcccgcccagtgcttacgtccttggacaagatgtttttacccactatgtccctctcgacccaggtgtataaatgggtacctggcaatgctagggtaataataatagcagggccctctgtagagcagtggcaacactgaagaggctaccctgggtaaataagaccttattattattttgttattattattattattattattattattattattattattattattattattattattattattatcattattattattattattattattattattattattatcattattattattattatcattattattattattatcattattattactattatagaTGACAGACTTATGTCACACTTCTCTGATacaaatttccagaaattcCACCAAAGTTGTGCTctagatcgttgaatttcaattctaaaaatgcaaaagcttccttaagatgggggggggggggggaatacccCATCACCCTCTGACCCTCCCTTTGCTCGGTCCCTCTCCACAATAGACTCGGTacttttttggatttttttttattttggcatTTATGAGCAGCAACGGCACCAGTACTTTTGTTATCTATAACACATTGATGAAGGGAGGGAGGGGATAAGGTGAAAGATTAACATATAATATGTTGAAATTTATTACGCAGACAGACTTTTAGCTATCCACCTTAAATCTCCCTCCATCCCCGATCCCCATGTAAGATGGGGAAACAATATTGAACTCTGATTCATGTTAAGTTAGCTTTGATTCGCAGTATTTTCATCCTATCGTCAGGTTTATATAATTCATCTTTATGTGGAATACAAATAGTATAAAGAAGCGTATTTAATTTCTGTATCTTGGTAGAAACATTATAGTAATTGGAAATTGCCCTTAACTCTCTGTCTGCCATTGCACGGCTCGGGCGCCCGACTTAGCCGACGGCTTGCCAATTAACTTCGCATAATATTATTTTGCCAAAAATGCACAACCGCGCACAAACCAATCGATAAATCGCAATATATATGGTaaattggcacctcgtctacacccaccctgtccactatccacctagtctaatgccatctcgtctaaacccacttcgtctactaccaactcgtctaccaaccattttgtctatatgccaattagtctaattgtcatttcgtctactagccattttatctaatgtccaatttgtctaagtcacatttcgtctaacacccattatgtctattgaccatttcgtctagtaatcataaggtctatgaatagaatagtctacagctcattttgtctaatacccaattggtctacaactcattgtctaatagtcaattatagtctaataaccagtcagtctgctgccaactagtctactgccaactggtctactcccaactcgtctactcccaattggtctacacccaattggtctactcccaactcgtctactcccaattggtctactcccaactcgtctacacccaagtggtctactcccaactcgtctactcccaactagtctacacccaacttgtctactgccaactcgtctactcccaactcgtctactcccaattggtctacacccaactcgtctactgccaacccatatctactgccaactcgtctactgccaactagtctactcccaactggtctaatactagttatatatatatatatatatatatatatatatatatatatatatatatatataactcttCTTTTcacacagtatatatatatatttttttttaaatatttttttatttaagtttacttcatccattttcttttttcccaattAAATAGGTTGAACACACTTGGTGCCCtatttggtttaaatttttatgttctaattatgacaattttttaggaaaaaaagataatgtcacagtgtgaaaaacttgctgtgttatttttgtgttggatgtgtaatttatatcagaagcaatcatgcagcatttatatgtccaaacttcaacactccatccattcaactttgatacacaatcataagtatggtaaaaatgaaaaggaacacattagaagtacattatcagtattctttattctgtgtgccacatactgatgtatgtaaatggttaaatgcacaaaaaaggttgaaacatatacacaaaaatatgattcatgccaatatatagctactactaagatgaataatttacttgcctgcaatgtactcaatacacgtttcgcgaggaaccctaaataagcatttatgtccaaacttcaacactccatccattcaactttgatacacaatcataagaataataatccATCCAACTACACGCCCACATCGTAACAACTAGAATAGTCTAATATTCCTAgcgaaacgtgtattgagtacattgcaggcaagtaaattattcatcttagtagtagctatatattggcatgaatcatatttttgtgtatatgtttcaaccttttttggtgcatttaaccgtttacatacatcagtacgtgcCAGACAATAATAAATACTGATAGTGTACTTATaaagtgttccttttcatttttaccattcttatgattgtgtatcaaagttgaatggatggagtgttgaagtttggacatataaatgcttatttagggttggagttgggagtagaccaattgggagtagaccaactgggtgtagacgagttgggagtagaccagttgggagtagaccagttggtagtagaccagttaggagtagaccaattgggagtagaccaattgggagtagaccaattgggagtagaccaattgggagtagacgagttgggagtagaccagttgggagtagaccagttgggagtagacgagttgggagtagaccagatgggtatagaccatattgggtatggacaaactaagggttggacgatatgataactagacaaagtgaatgtagactgaatgacttgtagacgaggtgggagtagactaactagtagtagacaaaatagatattagacgacatggcaaatagacattgtgagtgtagacgatttggctattagatcaattgttttgtagacgaaatgctccttagacgagttgggtattagacaatacgggtagtaggcaaagtgactattagacaatatgggtactggacaaaacgagttgtagaccaaatgggtattagactaatcggtaatagacgatatgccagtagaccaattggaaaatagacatagtggctgtagacgagcTTACTATAAACcatatatattacattgtaaaCGTCATGCGCGATTCAATTTCtcacacaaaacacaattaCATCATAACAAAGCTTgcaattttctctacaactttgctgcATTTCTAGCATAAAGGCTTCTATAGAAAGTGAcatggctttgaaaaaaaaagaagaaatgttttccAGAAGTGCTCATGCATTGCTGTCTCAGGATAATGTGACACACGGGAGTGCTTATGGATATACATTGTGGCATACAATGTGATAAAAGTCACCATTAATGACTCATGAGATCAATGACTAAACCCCCTACCTTTTAAAATTTGATGCCTTTGTGCATGCTGAAAAAGGAAATCCACAACAGATTGACTGTTATtggttctttttctttcactctGTTCGCATTGTTTGAAATTAATTGGTATCAATTTCATTCTAGATATTCGTAGGCCTACTTGAGATACCTTCAAAACAAAACGATTAAAAGAAGTTTCTCGACATCTACTTAAGTACCGATGTAGCAGGTGGGACTTTCATTACAGTCACATAAAAGTAATGTAAACATTGGTGAGCAAGATCGAAAGAAGTAACTATCCCAACCCATCAGGTGTAGGGTAAAATTAAACAAGCTATAGCTATATTGCTATATTA includes these proteins:
- the LOC140231008 gene encoding cyclin-dependent kinases regulatory subunit-like — translated: MGAKNIYYSDKYFDDKYEYRHVMLPKDIAKLVPNHLMTETEWRQIGVQQSQGWVHYMCHSPEPHILLFRRPLTKPLGEHNK